One Elgaria multicarinata webbii isolate HBS135686 ecotype San Diego chromosome 7, rElgMul1.1.pri, whole genome shotgun sequence DNA window includes the following coding sequences:
- the LOC134401901 gene encoding casein kinase II subunit alpha-like: protein MSGPVPSRARVYADVNTQRPREYWDYESHVVEWGNQDDYQLVRKLGRGKYSEVFEAINITNNEKVVVKILKPVKKKKIKREIKILENLRGGPNIISLLDIVKDPVSRTPALVFEHVNNTDFKQLYQTLSDFDIRFYMYEILKALDYCHSMGVMHRDVKPHNVMIDHEHRKLRLIDWGLAEFYHPGQEYNVRVASRYFKGPELLVDYQMYDYSLDMWSLGCMLASMIFRKEPFFHGHDNYDQLVRIAKVLGTEDLYDYIDKYNIELDPRFNDILGRHSRKRWERFVHSENQHLVSTEALDFLDKLLRYDHQTRLTAREAMEHPYFYPIVKDPTRMGSSAVLSSANTPVSSSSMLAGIASMSASQPIGSLAASPVISSPNALGSPVPAAAGAQP, encoded by the exons ATGTCGGGCCCGGTGCCGAGCCGAGCGAGGGTCTACGCAGACGTGAACACGCAGAGACCCCGCGAATATTGGGACTACGAGTCGCATGTCGTGGAATGGGG CAACCAAGATGACTACCAGCTTGTGCGGAAACTCGGCCGCGGCAAATACAGTGAGGTCTTTGAAGCCATCAACATCACCAACAACGAGAAGGTCGTGGTGAAAATCCTCAAG ccagtaaaaaagaagaaaatcaaaCGTGAGATTAAAATTCTGGAGAACCTTCGAGGCGGCCCCAATATTATCAGCCTTCTAGATATAGTCAAGGACCCCGTG TCTCGGACCCCCGCCCTGGTCTTTGAGCATGTCAACAACACAGATTTTAAG CAATTGTATCAGACGCTATCAGACTTCGACATCCGATTCTACATGTATGAAATCCTGAAG GCCCTGGATTACTGCCACAGCATGGGGGTCATGCATCGGGACGTGAAGCCACACAACGTCATGATCGACCACGAGCACCGGAAG CTGCGTCTGATTGACTGGGGTCTGGCGGAGTTCTACCACCCGGGGCAAGAGTACAACGTGCGGGTGGCCTCCCGGTACTTCAAGGGGCCAGAGCTCTTGGTGGACTACCAG atGTATGACTACAGCCTGGACATGTGGAGCCTGGGCTGCATGTTGGCCAGTATGATCTTCCGCAAGGAGCCCTTCTTCCACGGCCACGACAACTACGACCAG TTGGTGCGGATCGCAAAGGTGCTGGGCACGGAGGACCTCTACGACTACATCGACAAGTACAACATCGAACTGGACCCCCGCTTCAACGACATCCTCGGCAG ACATTCTCGCAAGCGATGGGAGCGCTTTGTGCACAGTGAGAACCAGCACCTGGTCAGCACCGAGGCCCTGGACTTCTTGGACAAGCTGCTGCGCTACGACCACCAGACGCGGCTCACGGCCCGCGAGGCCATGGAGCACCCCTACTTCT ATCCGATAGTGAAAGATCCCACCAGGATGGGCTCCTCCGCTGTGCTCTCGTCAGCAAACACGCCTGTCAGCTCCTCCAGCATGTTGGCAG GGATCGCCTCCATGTCTGCCTCTCAGCCCATCGGCAGCCTGGCCGCCTCGCCCGTCATCTCCTCTCCAAACGCTCTGGGCTCGCCAGTCCCTGCCGCCGCCGGAGCCCAGCCTTGA
- the LOC134401237 gene encoding fucolectin-like: MTPVSAPTPPSLLRAVSLVPNLARGRPAFQSSIYPSPKNPVAERAVDGNCGGDFYTSLCVHTKYDYCPWWYVDLGDQYDISAVVVKNREDCCGDRLKGAQIHVGDSVDANGQCSFLCGTITDNSLGSISTIHCNGRKGRYVSVSIPGRAEFLQICEVEVYGVKCPTPSSDSLPPYSFASAFSET, from the exons ATGACACCcgtttctgcccccaccccaccttctctCCTCCGTGCTGTGTCTTTAGTTCCTAACCTGGCCAGGGGCCGCCCGGCCTTTCAGTCTTCCATCTATCCAAGCCCAAAGAATCCTGTGGCAGAAAGAGCAGTGGATGGGAATTGTGGCGGAGACTTTTACACGTCTCTATGCGTCCACACTAAGTATGACTACTGTCCCTGGTGGTACGTGGACTTGGGCGACCAGTACGACATCTCCGCTGTGGTGGTGAAAAACCGCGAGGACTGCTGCGGGGACAGGCTCAAGGGGGCCCAGATCCACGTGGGAGACTCTGTGGATGCCAATGGCCAGTGCAGCTTCCT cTGTGGGACCATCACAGACAACAGCCTGGGCTCCATCAGTACCATCCATTGCAATGGGCGCAAGGGCCGCTACGTGAGCGTCAGCATCCCCGGTCGGGCAGAATTCCTACAAATATGTGAGGTGGAGGTCTATGGGGTCAAGTGTCCGACCCCCAGCT CAGACTCTCTACCCCCCTATTCCTTTGCCTCCGCCTTCTCTGAAACCTGA